One segment of Streptosporangium brasiliense DNA contains the following:
- a CDS encoding nuclear transport factor 2 family protein encodes MTPETQTRQIVRGYHEARFRGDVPGAAARLAGAFTFRSPLMSSTDPTGHLAGLAGFLQVVTGVDMISELYGESEATLVYDVHTATPAGTQRTAEHFRLDGGKITSITLIFDATPWQPMRAMVDQAPTGG; translated from the coding sequence ATGACCCCCGAGACCCAGACCCGGCAGATCGTCCGGGGCTACCACGAGGCCAGATTCCGGGGAGACGTGCCCGGAGCCGCCGCGCGCCTCGCCGGAGCGTTCACCTTCCGGAGCCCGCTCATGAGCTCCACCGACCCCACCGGCCACCTGGCCGGCCTCGCCGGATTCCTCCAGGTGGTCACCGGCGTCGACATGATCAGTGAACTGTACGGCGAGTCCGAGGCCACTCTCGTCTACGACGTGCACACCGCCACCCCCGCCGGCACCCAGCGCACCGCCGAGCACTTCCGCCTCGACGGTGGCAAGATCACCTCGATCACGCTGATCTTCGACGCGACGCCCTGGCAGCCGATGAGGGCGATGGTGGACCAGGCCCCGACCGGCGGCTGA
- a CDS encoding MarR family winged helix-turn-helix transcriptional regulator has protein sequence MKDVHKSSTDFDRDPDGRLFDPQARAAMSRFAGGDDTLALEAAASVRTAFHAVERMRAHGAQGRGLSSGALDILLRLDASADDGTSIGELAQSAGVSSRNVTGLVDTLERDGLARRVPDRHDRRSVLAQITPAGRAWIEAFRRPSQAAMAAIFRGFTPDELTQLRHLCLRLADNQHRLARHLSQITGLDQATDPGQTADPSQATGPGQAADPGQTIDPSQTAGPGQTADPGTQP, from the coding sequence ATGAAGGACGTACATAAATCATCGACCGACTTCGACCGCGACCCCGACGGCCGCCTCTTCGACCCTCAGGCGAGGGCCGCCATGTCCCGGTTCGCCGGCGGGGACGACACCCTCGCCCTCGAAGCCGCGGCCTCCGTCCGCACCGCCTTCCACGCCGTCGAGCGCATGCGCGCCCACGGGGCCCAGGGCCGCGGGCTGAGCTCGGGGGCTCTGGACATCCTGCTCCGCCTGGACGCCTCGGCCGACGACGGGACCAGCATCGGCGAACTGGCCCAGTCGGCCGGAGTGAGCTCCCGCAACGTCACCGGGCTGGTCGACACGCTCGAACGCGACGGCCTGGCGCGGCGGGTCCCCGACCGCCACGACCGGCGCTCCGTCCTGGCCCAGATCACCCCCGCCGGGCGGGCGTGGATCGAAGCCTTCCGCCGGCCCAGCCAGGCCGCCATGGCGGCGATCTTCCGGGGCTTCACGCCCGACGAGCTGACCCAGCTACGCCACCTGTGCCTGCGCCTGGCCGACAACCAGCACCGGCTCGCCCGGCACCTGAGCCAGATCACCGGCCTGGACCAGGCCACCGACCCAGGCCAGACCGCCGACCCGAGCCAGGCCACCGGGCCGGGCCAGGCCGCCGATCCAGGCCAGACCATTGACCCGAGCCAAACCGCCGGGCCGGGCCAGACCGCCGACCCGGGCACCCAGCCGTGA